In one Mycobacteroides chelonae genomic region, the following are encoded:
- the purF gene encoding amidophosphoribosyltransferase yields MTAQPIELENDPREECGVFGVWAPGEEVAKLTYYGLYALQHRGQEAAGIAVADGSQVVVFKDLGLVSQVFDEQTLAAMLGHVAIGHCRYSTTGSVTWENAQPVFRTTAAGTGVALGHNGNLVNTAELTERARDAGLINPKTPGMATTDSDIMGALLAHGAADTTIEQAAMSLLPTVRGAFCLVFMDENTLYAARDPHGVRPLCLGRLDTGWVVASETAALDIVGASFVRDIEPGELLAIDADGVRSSRFANATPKTCVFEYVYLARPDSMLDGRSVHSTRVEIGRRLAAEHSVDADLVIGVPESGIPAAVGYAQGSGIPYGQGLMKNAYVGRTFIQPSQTIRQLGIRLKLNPLREVIRGKRLVVVDDSIVRGNTQRALVRMLREAGAAEVHVRIASPPVRWPCFYGIDFASPAELIANAVESDDEMFDGVRTAIGADSLGYISAEGMVAATQEPRSRLCCACFDGQYPIELPKETALGKNVVENMLAATARETSSDSADPVQAR; encoded by the coding sequence GTGACCGCACAGCCGATTGAGTTGGAAAACGACCCTCGTGAAGAATGCGGCGTATTCGGGGTCTGGGCACCCGGCGAAGAAGTAGCAAAACTCACGTACTACGGGCTGTACGCGTTGCAGCACCGCGGCCAGGAGGCCGCGGGTATCGCTGTCGCCGATGGCTCGCAGGTGGTTGTGTTCAAGGATCTCGGTCTGGTCAGTCAGGTGTTCGACGAGCAGACGCTTGCCGCCATGCTCGGACATGTCGCGATCGGGCACTGCCGTTACTCCACCACCGGCTCGGTGACCTGGGAGAACGCGCAACCCGTGTTCCGGACGACTGCCGCGGGCACCGGGGTGGCGCTGGGACACAACGGGAACCTGGTCAATACGGCCGAACTCACCGAACGGGCGCGCGACGCGGGGCTTATCAACCCGAAGACTCCGGGTATGGCCACGACCGACTCGGACATCATGGGCGCACTGTTGGCGCACGGTGCCGCCGATACCACCATCGAGCAAGCGGCGATGTCGCTGCTGCCCACCGTTCGTGGCGCGTTCTGTCTGGTGTTCATGGATGAGAACACGCTGTACGCGGCGCGCGACCCGCACGGGGTCAGGCCGCTGTGCCTGGGCCGTCTCGACACCGGCTGGGTGGTTGCCTCGGAGACCGCGGCCCTGGACATCGTGGGCGCCTCCTTCGTGCGGGACATCGAGCCCGGCGAGCTACTGGCCATTGACGCCGACGGCGTTCGCTCCAGCCGATTCGCCAACGCGACACCCAAGACCTGTGTCTTCGAGTACGTGTACCTGGCCCGGCCCGACAGCATGCTCGACGGACGTTCCGTGCACTCCACCCGCGTCGAGATCGGGCGCCGGCTTGCGGCCGAACACTCCGTAGACGCGGACCTGGTGATCGGTGTTCCGGAATCCGGGATCCCGGCGGCCGTCGGGTACGCGCAAGGCTCGGGCATCCCATATGGGCAGGGATTGATGAAGAACGCCTATGTGGGCCGCACCTTCATCCAGCCGTCGCAGACCATCCGCCAGCTCGGCATCCGCCTGAAGCTCAATCCTCTTCGCGAGGTCATCCGAGGCAAGCGGCTTGTGGTGGTAGATGATTCGATCGTTCGTGGCAACACCCAGCGGGCACTGGTGCGGATGTTGCGCGAGGCCGGGGCGGCCGAGGTGCACGTGCGCATTGCGTCGCCGCCGGTGCGCTGGCCATGTTTCTACGGCATCGACTTCGCTTCTCCCGCAGAACTCATCGCCAACGCGGTGGAGTCGGACGACGAGATGTTCGATGGTGTCCGCACCGCGATCGGTGCCGACAGCCTTGGGTATATCTCTGCCGAAGGAATGGTCGCCGCCACCCAGGAGCCCCGGTCGCGGTTGTGCTGTGCATGCTTTGACGGTCAGTACCCGATCGAGCTGCCGAAGGAAACGGCGCTCGGCAAGAATGTGGTCGAAAACATGCTCGCGGCGACCGCGCGGGAGACATCAAGCGACAGCGCGGATCCCGTTCAAGCGCGTTAG
- a CDS encoding ABC transporter substrate-binding protein — MGRPPGAVDGEYLTVGTTDRVSTLDPAGAYDNGSFQVENQVYPFLMNFTPGTGDLKPDLASSCGFKNPTVYSCTLKPGSVFANGHKLTSSDVKYSYDRERVIDDPNGPQSLLANLDRVETPDDLTVDFRLKLPNDQTFPQVLATNAGPIIDEEVFPADRLLDDDAIARAEPFAGPYTITSHSKNQLIGLRANPTYIGGLGKPQWELVGIKYYTGGENLKIDIENRAIDIAYRSLSPNDIETLRVNPRLAVHEGPGGELRYIVFNLKTMPGGTDAQKLAVRKAVSSLVDREALSRNVYKGIYTPAYSVVPDSMAGATESFKTLYGAKPNVDLARRFLSDAKVSVPVLINLQYNPDHYGSNSSEEYAAVKGQLESSGLFRVDLQSTEWVAYQERRSSDSYPVYQFGWFPDFPDPDNYLTPFFMPDNMVVNHFENDTITRLITAEATEPDRAKRLSIIGQIQDMMARDHISTLPLLTGKQIAVSVKNVDGIKLGPSFKFQFTPLKKTGSAA, encoded by the coding sequence GTGGGTAGGCCACCGGGAGCTGTCGACGGCGAGTACCTCACGGTGGGCACTACGGACCGCGTGTCCACCCTCGACCCGGCGGGGGCCTACGACAATGGCTCGTTTCAGGTCGAGAACCAGGTCTACCCATTTTTGATGAACTTCACCCCGGGGACCGGCGACCTCAAACCCGACTTGGCGTCATCGTGCGGCTTCAAAAACCCCACGGTATACAGCTGCACGCTCAAGCCGGGCTCCGTGTTCGCCAACGGGCACAAGCTGACGTCCTCGGATGTGAAGTATTCGTATGACCGCGAGCGCGTGATCGACGATCCCAACGGGCCGCAGTCGCTGCTGGCCAATCTCGATCGTGTTGAGACGCCCGATGACCTGACCGTCGACTTCCGGCTTAAACTCCCCAACGATCAGACGTTTCCTCAGGTGCTCGCCACCAATGCCGGACCCATCATCGATGAAGAGGTCTTCCCGGCGGACCGGCTGCTCGATGACGACGCCATCGCGCGCGCCGAGCCGTTCGCAGGCCCCTACACCATTACCTCGCACAGCAAGAACCAGCTGATCGGGCTGCGGGCCAATCCCACATACATTGGCGGACTGGGTAAGCCGCAATGGGAGCTAGTAGGTATCAAGTACTACACCGGTGGCGAGAACCTGAAGATCGACATCGAGAACCGGGCCATCGATATCGCCTACCGGAGTCTGTCCCCCAACGATATCGAGACATTGCGGGTCAATCCGCGCCTTGCCGTACATGAGGGGCCCGGTGGCGAGCTCAGGTATATCGTCTTCAATCTCAAGACCATGCCGGGCGGCACGGATGCCCAGAAGCTCGCCGTCCGCAAGGCAGTGTCCTCGTTGGTCGACCGTGAAGCACTGTCCCGCAACGTGTACAAGGGAATCTATACCCCGGCCTATTCGGTGGTGCCGGACTCCATGGCAGGTGCTACCGAATCATTCAAGACGCTCTATGGGGCCAAACCCAACGTAGATTTGGCTCGAAGGTTCTTGTCCGATGCCAAGGTTTCAGTCCCGGTGCTGATTAATCTGCAGTACAACCCGGATCATTACGGCAGCAATTCATCGGAGGAGTACGCGGCGGTCAAGGGACAACTCGAGTCGTCCGGCCTTTTTCGGGTCGACTTGCAGTCGACAGAGTGGGTCGCCTACCAGGAGAGGCGGTCATCGGACTCGTATCCCGTATATCAGTTCGGTTGGTTTCCCGATTTCCCCGATCCTGACAACTATCTGACGCCATTCTTCATGCCGGACAACATGGTCGTGAACCATTTCGAGAACGACACCATCACGCGGCTCATCACCGCCGAGGCCACCGAACCTGACCGGGCCAAGCGCCTGAGCATCATCGGCCAGATCCAGGACATGATGGCACGGGACCACATTTCGACGCTGCCGCTGCTGACTGGGAAACAGATTGCGGTGTCGGTGAAGAATGTCGACGGGATCAAGCTCGGCCCCTCATTCAAATTCCAGTTCACTCCGCTGAAGAAGACAGGCAGCGCCGCATGA
- a CDS encoding NAD-dependent epimerase/dehydratase family protein: protein MKTAVTGAAGFIGTNLVNLLVENGHDVVAIDRVVPSSPETRSAVTWVSGDVLDLASMTKALEGVEVVYHLVAVITLKHEDELCWRINTEGARTVAQAALTVGARRMVHCSSIDSYSNSVATIDEKSPRSTGADLPVYQRSKWGGEVAVREVIESGLDAVIGNPTGVYGPVDLPNLSRINQLLFNSARGRLPGMVNSQYDLVDARDVAAGLYLAGEKGRTGENYLLGGYMGSLLQVCRLAAQHVGKRGPLFALPMGLLNAAIPVIEPIGKLLKNDALSRAAFNKLTVSPAVDITKARTELGYDPRSTATTVTELVDFFVSSGRL from the coding sequence ATGAAGACTGCCGTCACCGGAGCCGCCGGCTTCATTGGTACCAACCTAGTCAATCTCCTCGTGGAGAACGGCCATGACGTGGTCGCCATCGACCGCGTAGTGCCCAGTTCACCGGAGACCCGCAGCGCCGTGACCTGGGTATCCGGCGATGTACTCGACCTGGCGTCGATGACCAAGGCCCTCGAAGGCGTCGAGGTGGTCTACCACCTGGTGGCCGTCATCACCCTCAAACACGAAGACGAGCTGTGCTGGCGCATCAACACCGAAGGTGCGCGCACCGTCGCGCAGGCCGCCCTCACCGTCGGAGCCCGCCGGATGGTGCACTGCAGCTCCATCGACTCGTACTCCAACAGCGTGGCCACCATCGACGAGAAGTCGCCGCGCTCGACGGGTGCCGACTTGCCCGTCTACCAGCGCTCCAAATGGGGTGGAGAAGTAGCTGTGCGTGAGGTCATCGAGTCCGGGCTCGATGCCGTCATCGGCAATCCCACCGGGGTTTACGGTCCGGTGGACCTGCCCAACCTGTCGCGGATCAACCAGCTGCTGTTCAACAGTGCGCGCGGCCGACTGCCCGGCATGGTGAACAGCCAGTACGACCTTGTCGATGCCCGCGATGTCGCGGCCGGCCTCTACCTCGCCGGAGAGAAGGGCCGCACCGGCGAGAACTACCTCCTTGGCGGCTACATGGGCAGCCTGTTGCAGGTGTGCCGTCTGGCTGCTCAGCACGTCGGCAAGCGCGGCCCGTTGTTCGCGCTGCCCATGGGACTTCTCAACGCCGCCATCCCGGTCATCGAGCCGATCGGCAAGCTGCTGAAGAACGATGCACTGAGCCGCGCCGCATTCAACAAACTGACCGTGTCACCCGCCGTCGATATCACCAAGGCCCGGACCGAGCTCGGTTACGACCCACGGTCCACGGCGACAACGGTGACCGAGCTGGTGGACTTCTTCGTCAGTTCGGGTCGGCTCTAG
- a CDS encoding ABC transporter permease has protein sequence MSTTLLRYLGVRLALIIPTAWILMTLVFVLMRGIGDPITAQAGGRLTPAEIAKRKAEAGFDRPIWTQYWEYLSGVLRGDFGRTLTDKRSITDIIVVNGAATLELATGAILLALLVGIPLGRLAATHRDKVTDVSLRLAAVFFYAAPVFFVAILLKLFFSVKLGWLPASGRSTVGTEIALDAMPHRTHLLLVDTVLYGNSGYFMDALKHLVLPVLALGLLTAGVFLRLVRVNLLQTLRAGYVDAARARGLSERVVVGRHAFRNSLVPVVTVMGMQIAMLLAGAVLTETAFEWNGLGSQLAHYLSARDFVAVQGIVTVIAIIVAVMSFVIDVVVAFIDPRVRF, from the coding sequence ATGAGCACCACGCTGCTGCGCTATCTCGGGGTACGTCTGGCACTGATCATTCCGACGGCATGGATCCTGATGACGCTGGTGTTCGTGCTCATGCGCGGTATCGGCGATCCCATCACCGCACAGGCTGGTGGGCGGCTCACACCCGCAGAGATCGCCAAACGCAAGGCCGAGGCGGGGTTCGACCGGCCCATCTGGACCCAATATTGGGAGTACCTCAGCGGCGTGCTGCGCGGGGACTTTGGGCGCACATTGACCGACAAGCGATCGATCACCGACATCATCGTGGTCAACGGTGCCGCCACCCTCGAGCTTGCCACCGGTGCGATCCTCTTGGCCCTGCTGGTGGGTATTCCCTTGGGGCGGCTGGCGGCGACGCATCGTGACAAGGTCACCGACGTGTCGTTGCGGCTGGCGGCGGTGTTCTTCTACGCGGCCCCGGTGTTCTTCGTCGCGATCCTGCTCAAGCTCTTCTTCTCGGTGAAACTGGGATGGTTGCCGGCCTCGGGGCGCAGCACCGTAGGGACCGAGATCGCGCTGGATGCCATGCCGCACCGCACCCACCTGCTGCTGGTGGACACCGTGTTGTACGGCAACAGTGGATATTTCATGGACGCGCTCAAACATTTGGTGCTACCGGTGCTGGCGCTCGGGCTGCTGACCGCGGGGGTGTTCCTGCGATTGGTGCGCGTCAATCTCCTGCAGACGTTGCGTGCGGGGTATGTGGACGCGGCCCGCGCCCGTGGGCTTTCGGAGAGAGTCGTCGTGGGGAGGCACGCCTTCCGGAACTCACTGGTGCCGGTGGTCACGGTGATGGGTATGCAGATTGCCATGCTGCTCGCCGGTGCTGTGCTGACCGAAACGGCCTTCGAATGGAATGGATTGGGCTCACAACTGGCGCACTATCTTTCGGCGCGTGACTTCGTCGCCGTGCAGGGCATCGTCACCGTGATCGCGATCATCGTCGCGGTGATGAGTTTCGTCATCGATGTGGTGGTCGCCTTTATCGACCCGAGGGTGAGGTTCTGA
- a CDS encoding AraC family transcriptional regulator translates to MEQLSIPPHWGTVATELAQRQGIDPAKILMDVQVSPRFLTGEPAVLSREQIRTMVCEVLARTRDLSFGISPMPVPPETLQVLLFSLATSENAGAALDRWTAFRDAMPLVPHMTATRSGDRATVEIEVSALKLPDATVTEWSLAIVVRVWSWLTMRSIRVERIRVPQARPIGRSDHSNILGAPIEFGSASATMILDAEVLDAPILRTEAEITSLLDHPEEIWFDVRGYDQQLPERIERIVRSSIGQRIPSVSDIATALNMTSSALQRSLRSEFGTSVREIRDAALRDEAIRSLESGAESLSDLSIRLGFSELSAFTRAFRRWTGASPAQYRDGARSVK, encoded by the coding sequence GTGGAGCAGCTGTCCATCCCGCCGCATTGGGGCACCGTGGCGACGGAACTGGCACAGCGACAGGGCATAGACCCCGCCAAAATACTGATGGATGTGCAGGTTTCACCGCGATTCCTTACTGGCGAGCCTGCGGTGCTCAGCCGCGAGCAGATTCGAACCATGGTGTGCGAGGTACTTGCCCGCACACGCGACCTGTCATTCGGCATCAGCCCCATGCCGGTCCCGCCCGAGACGCTTCAGGTCCTCTTGTTCAGCCTCGCAACCTCAGAAAATGCCGGCGCGGCATTGGACCGCTGGACGGCATTCCGGGACGCGATGCCGCTGGTACCGCATATGACGGCAACCAGATCCGGAGATCGCGCCACCGTGGAGATCGAGGTATCCGCGCTCAAGCTGCCCGACGCCACGGTGACCGAGTGGAGCCTGGCCATCGTCGTGCGAGTCTGGAGCTGGTTGACCATGCGGTCGATCCGCGTCGAACGCATTCGCGTCCCGCAAGCACGCCCGATCGGACGGTCGGATCACAGTAATATCCTCGGGGCTCCGATCGAGTTCGGTAGTGCTTCGGCCACAATGATTCTGGATGCCGAGGTCCTCGACGCCCCGATCTTGCGCACCGAGGCGGAGATAACATCGCTCCTCGACCATCCCGAAGAGATCTGGTTCGACGTCCGAGGTTATGACCAGCAGTTACCCGAGCGTATCGAGCGAATCGTCAGATCGAGCATCGGGCAGAGGATTCCAAGCGTGAGCGATATCGCGACCGCTCTGAACATGACATCCTCGGCCCTACAGCGTTCCCTTCGAAGCGAGTTCGGCACCTCGGTGCGAGAAATCAGGGACGCCGCACTCCGCGATGAAGCCATCAGGAGCCTGGAGAGCGGAGCAGAATCTCTCAGCGATCTATCGATCCGCCTTGGCTTTTCGGAGTTGAGCGCTTTTACCCGCGCCTTCCGGCGCTGGACGGGAGCTTCGCCGGCTCAGTACCGAGACGGTGCGCGTTCGGTCAAGTAA
- a CDS encoding ABC transporter permease, with translation MTASVRTPLGDRLRGVPGVGLLRSTHGLQRFTLVAGLVLVAVFILVAILAPLLAPYGFAQTSADGVDFVRQQAPSWQHWFGTSVRGEDVFSRVLFGARTALLVIVTSLVVSLPVGVALGLTSGYLGGWLDRVLVLVMDALYAMPSLLLAIVVSIAVTGGQSSTGGGILAAAIAIMAVFVPQYFRVVRNATVGVKQEPFVDAARVTGASTPRILFRHILSNVTSSLPVIITLNGAEAILTLAGLGFLGFGIEPTQAAEWGYDLNKALSDVANGIWWTGVFPGTAIVLVVLGMTLVGESLNEIINPLLRTRRGEA, from the coding sequence ATGACGGCATCGGTCAGGACACCTCTGGGGGACCGGCTGCGCGGCGTGCCGGGTGTGGGTCTGTTGCGTTCCACGCATGGCCTGCAGCGGTTCACACTGGTGGCCGGTCTGGTCCTGGTCGCGGTGTTCATTCTCGTTGCGATACTGGCGCCCCTGTTGGCGCCGTACGGATTCGCCCAGACCAGTGCGGACGGTGTCGATTTTGTCCGTCAGCAGGCACCATCATGGCAGCACTGGTTCGGGACTTCGGTGCGTGGTGAAGATGTGTTCTCGCGGGTGCTGTTTGGTGCCCGCACCGCACTGCTGGTCATAGTGACCTCGCTGGTGGTGTCCCTGCCGGTGGGCGTGGCGCTGGGTCTGACCTCCGGTTACCTGGGCGGCTGGCTGGACCGGGTGCTGGTGCTGGTGATGGACGCGCTGTACGCGATGCCCTCACTGCTGCTGGCCATCGTGGTGTCGATAGCGGTCACTGGCGGTCAATCCAGTACCGGCGGAGGCATTCTCGCCGCAGCCATTGCCATCATGGCCGTCTTCGTGCCCCAGTACTTCCGGGTGGTACGCAACGCCACCGTTGGCGTCAAACAAGAGCCGTTCGTTGACGCCGCACGGGTCACCGGTGCCAGCACTCCACGAATCCTGTTCCGGCACATCCTGTCCAATGTCACCTCGTCGCTACCGGTGATCATCACCCTCAACGGCGCCGAGGCCATCCTGACGCTGGCAGGACTGGGGTTCCTCGGCTTCGGTATCGAGCCCACCCAAGCCGCCGAATGGGGCTATGACCTGAACAAAGCGCTATCGGATGTCGCGAACGGCATTTGGTGGACGGGCGTCTTTCCCGGTACGGCGATTGTGCTGGTGGTGCTCGGGATGACGCTGGTGGGCGAGAGTCTCAACGAGATC